In Bosea vestrisii, the following are encoded in one genomic region:
- a CDS encoding gamma-glutamylcyclotransferase family protein: protein MPLYFAYGLNMDVAGMAQRCPRSKALGLACLPRHRFIVTTDGYASVVRDPRESVQGVLWDCALGDIRTLDKFEELASGLYVKISQPVIVEGGAKRALIYVGRSGTPGKPRPGYLEQVVAAAKERALPEAYIAGMTQFLSKPILDLKSLNQDAIEALPPGPVAGVRPRAAAPTNPTGKRSE from the coding sequence ATGCCCCTCTACTTCGCCTACGGCCTGAACATGGACGTCGCCGGCATGGCCCAGCGCTGCCCACGCTCGAAGGCGCTCGGCCTCGCCTGTTTGCCGCGCCATCGCTTCATCGTCACCACCGACGGCTATGCCTCGGTGGTCCGCGACCCGCGCGAGAGCGTCCAGGGCGTGCTCTGGGATTGCGCGCTCGGCGACATCCGCACGCTCGACAAGTTCGAGGAGCTCGCCAGCGGGCTCTATGTGAAGATCAGCCAGCCGGTCATCGTCGAGGGCGGCGCGAAGCGGGCGCTGATCTATGTCGGGCGCAGCGGCACGCCCGGAAAACCCAGGCCCGGCTATCTTGAACAAGTCGTCGCCGCAGCGAAAGAGCGGGCCTTGCCAGAGGCTTACATCGCCGGCATGACTCAGTTTCTGAGCAAGCCTATTCTCGATCTGAAGTCCTTGAATCAGGATGCCATCGAAGCGCTGCCGCCCGGCCCGGTCGCCGGCGTCAGGCCGCGTGCCGCAGCTCCGACAAATCCAACCGGCAAACGGTCCGAATAG
- a CDS encoding rhodanese-like domain-containing protein, which translates to MPHTITKGYKALLAEAEAAVKTLSVEEAQALVGRDDTVFVDLRDPRELEREGRMPGAFHCPRGMLEFWIDPESSYAKPVFQEDKQFVFFCAGGWRSALAAKTAQDMGLKPVAHVAGGFGAWKKAGAPFDAPEPKQG; encoded by the coding sequence ATGCCGCACACGATCACCAAGGGCTACAAGGCGCTGCTGGCGGAGGCGGAAGCTGCGGTCAAGACGCTGTCGGTCGAGGAGGCGCAAGCCTTGGTCGGGCGGGACGATACCGTCTTCGTCGACCTGCGCGATCCGCGCGAGCTCGAGAGGGAAGGGCGCATGCCCGGCGCCTTCCACTGCCCGCGCGGCATGCTGGAGTTCTGGATCGATCCGGAAAGCTCCTATGCCAAGCCGGTTTTCCAGGAGGACAAGCAGTTCGTCTTCTTCTGCGCCGGCGGCTGGCGCTCGGCGCTCGCCGCCAAGACGGCGCAGGACATGGGGCTGAAGCCGGTCGCGCACGTCGCCGGCGGCTTCGGTGCCTGGAAGAAGGCCGGTGCGCCCTTCGACGCGCCCGAGCCGAAGCAGGGCTGA
- a CDS encoding DUF3253 domain-containing protein: MITPTDDELAETILRFTTERSDRTTSPMDIARAIGGDHPDGWGPLMQPIRRVAVQLMKDGKLVITRKGRPVDPDDFRGVYRLRLPGHDEASQD, encoded by the coding sequence ATGATCACACCGACAGATGACGAGCTCGCCGAGACGATCCTGCGCTTCACCACCGAGCGGAGCGACCGGACGACCTCGCCGATGGATATCGCCCGCGCCATCGGCGGCGACCATCCCGATGGCTGGGGCCCGCTGATGCAGCCGATCCGCCGGGTCGCCGTGCAGTTGATGAAGGACGGCAAACTGGTGATCACCCGAAAAGGCCGCCCGGTCGATCCCGACGATTTCCGCGGCGTCTATCGCCTGCGCCTGCCGGGGCATGATGAGGCCAGCCAAGACTAG
- a CDS encoding ABC transporter ATP-binding protein gives MSLSPKKERQEPFRAVLGFTFSHWGRQRWRVAGVVLTVMAATAADLFMPLYAGRLVDAVAGERASGLDAALAALAMMIALGAGTVFFRHLSFIGITAMTLRTMGDVAQEAFARLQRFSTDWHANNFAGSTVRKITRGMWALDLLTDTIVIALLPSLIVLLGTTMLLAWHWPAMGAVVLAGAVIYCVVTMLLSLRFVAPAAMLANSWDTRLGGALADSISCNPVVKAFGAEAREDQRLTGVLAKWAGRTRRTWVRGTWSGTAQQIVLLALRAAVIGLVIWLWANGQATPGDVAFVLTSYAVVHGYLRDVGQHVHNLQRSVNDMEEMVAMHALPFGVPDRPGSTAMDVTAGEIAFEQVTFHYGGHIEPLYRDFSLTIKAGEKVGLVGRSGSGKTTFVKLVQRLYDVTDGRIAIDGRDIASATQTSLRAQIAIVQQEPVLFHRSLAENIAYGRPGASMAQIEQAAKLANAHEFIMRLPKGYGTLVGERGVKLSGGERQRVALARAFLADAPILILDEATSSLDSESEALIQEAMERLMEGRTTIVIAHRLSTVRAMDRILVFDRGEVVEEGRHETLLTHDGGIYRALFEKQVSELAKGLVA, from the coding sequence ATGTCTCTTTCTCCCAAGAAGGAACGGCAAGAGCCGTTCCGGGCCGTTCTCGGCTTCACTTTTTCACATTGGGGCCGCCAACGCTGGCGCGTCGCCGGTGTGGTCCTCACCGTGATGGCGGCGACCGCTGCCGACCTGTTCATGCCGCTCTATGCCGGGCGGCTGGTCGATGCGGTCGCCGGCGAACGGGCAAGCGGGCTCGACGCCGCGCTTGCGGCGCTCGCCATGATGATCGCGCTCGGCGCGGGCACGGTGTTCTTCCGGCACCTGTCCTTCATCGGCATCACCGCAATGACGCTGCGCACCATGGGCGACGTGGCGCAGGAGGCGTTTGCGCGCCTGCAGCGCTTCTCGACCGACTGGCACGCCAACAACTTTGCCGGCTCGACAGTGCGCAAGATCACGCGTGGCATGTGGGCGCTCGACCTGCTCACCGATACGATCGTGATCGCGCTGCTGCCGTCGCTGATCGTGCTGCTCGGCACGACCATGCTGCTGGCCTGGCACTGGCCGGCGATGGGTGCGGTCGTCTTGGCCGGCGCAGTGATCTACTGCGTCGTGACGATGCTGCTGTCGCTGCGCTTCGTCGCGCCGGCGGCGATGCTCGCCAACAGCTGGGACACCAGGCTTGGCGGCGCGCTGGCCGACTCGATCTCGTGCAATCCGGTGGTCAAGGCCTTCGGCGCCGAGGCTCGCGAGGACCAGCGCCTGACCGGCGTGCTGGCCAAGTGGGCCGGGCGGACGCGGCGGACCTGGGTGCGCGGAACCTGGTCGGGGACGGCGCAGCAGATCGTGCTGCTGGCGCTGCGCGCTGCGGTGATCGGGCTGGTGATCTGGCTCTGGGCCAATGGCCAGGCCACGCCCGGCGACGTCGCCTTCGTTCTGACCAGCTATGCCGTGGTGCATGGCTATCTGCGCGATGTCGGCCAGCACGTCCACAATCTCCAGCGTTCGGTGAACGACATGGAGGAGATGGTGGCGATGCACGCGCTGCCCTTCGGCGTGCCGGATCGTCCGGGTTCGACGGCGATGGACGTGACCGCCGGCGAGATCGCCTTCGAGCAGGTGACCTTCCACTATGGAGGCCACATCGAGCCGCTCTATCGCGACTTCTCGCTGACGATCAAAGCCGGTGAGAAGGTCGGCCTGGTCGGGCGCTCCGGCTCCGGCAAGACAACCTTCGTCAAGCTGGTGCAGCGGCTCTACGACGTCACCGACGGACGCATCGCCATCGACGGGCGCGACATCGCCTCGGCGACGCAGACCTCACTGCGGGCGCAGATCGCGATCGTGCAGCAGGAGCCGGTGCTGTTCCACCGCTCGCTGGCGGAGAACATCGCCTATGGCCGGCCCGGCGCCAGCATGGCGCAGATCGAGCAGGCGGCGAAGCTCGCCAATGCGCATGAGTTCATCATGCGCCTGCCCAAGGGCTACGGCACGCTCGTCGGCGAGCGCGGCGTCAAGCTCTCGGGTGGCGAGCGGCAGCGGGTGGCGCTGGCACGCGCCTTCCTGGCCGACGCGCCGATCCTGATCCTGGACGAGGCGACCTCGAGCCTCGATTCGGAATCGGAGGCGCTGATCCAGGAGGCGATGGAGCGGCTGATGGAAGGCCGCACCACCATCGTCATCGCGCACCGGCTCTCGACGGTGCGCGCCATGGACCGCATCCTGGTCTTCGACCGCGGCGAGGTCGTGGAAGAGGGCCGGCATGAGACACTGCTGACCCATGACGGCGGCATCTACCGGGCGCTGTTCGAGAAGCAGGTCAGCGAGCTCGCCAAGGGGTTGGTGGCGTAA
- a CDS encoding DUF3592 domain-containing protein: MSGIVGWITGKIKWLLLIAAIGGPVLAFFSWQDGERVRTIAAKGIEAQASVEGATRTKRRRGGTSYSVDLAWKDATGKDRTAEKISVSTEFASRIIRNDKLTVDTLKIKYLPDEPGKDAVIIADDAAKQADQDSEMIYVGAGAGVIGVIGSALFFLLGRRRSQSEEQAA, from the coding sequence ATGAGCGGAATCGTCGGCTGGATCACCGGCAAGATCAAATGGCTGCTGCTGATCGCAGCGATCGGCGGGCCGGTCCTCGCCTTCTTCAGCTGGCAGGATGGCGAACGCGTCAGGACGATTGCGGCGAAGGGCATCGAGGCGCAGGCCTCGGTCGAGGGCGCGACCCGCACCAAGCGCCGCCGCGGCGGCACCAGCTATTCCGTCGACCTCGCCTGGAAGGATGCGACCGGCAAGGACCGCACTGCCGAAAAGATCTCGGTCTCGACCGAGTTCGCCAGCCGCATCATCAGAAACGACAAGCTCACCGTCGACACGCTGAAGATCAAATACCTGCCGGACGAGCCCGGCAAGGACGCGGTGATCATCGCCGACGACGCCGCCAAGCAGGCCGACCAGGACAGCGAGATGATCTATGTCGGCGCCGGAGCCGGTGTGATCGGCGTCATCGGCTCGGCGCTGTTCTTCCTGCTCGGGCGTCGTCGCTCGCAAAGTGAAGAGCAGGCCGCCTGA
- a CDS encoding DUF5701 family protein — protein MTARQLNSVLERQAKTLLDSGFHALCGVTQADFLTSVEGLASSLDSAGEIPTSGNIPLCVAFRPGLVSLADAMARIEAKSATGVVEMTPLSPDAFHVIDRIHLPRGEFYLLLDIDTGRDLLNVSPEESLAIIERRSRTPLTMEEGVALTMQHPELLTDKKNYNCIQMAGSRKAGDQRIPSIWFSKGRPRLGWCWDRNVHTWLGSASAALRLGGAKVSVGLAA, from the coding sequence ATGACCGCCCGCCAGCTCAACTCCGTTCTCGAACGCCAAGCGAAGACGCTCCTGGATAGCGGATTTCACGCGCTGTGCGGCGTTACGCAAGCCGATTTCCTCACGAGCGTGGAGGGACTCGCCTCGTCGCTCGATTCTGCCGGAGAGATTCCCACCTCGGGCAACATTCCTTTGTGCGTCGCCTTTCGCCCCGGCCTTGTGAGCCTCGCGGATGCTATGGCGCGGATCGAGGCGAAATCGGCAACTGGCGTCGTAGAGATGACGCCCCTGTCACCTGACGCCTTTCACGTGATCGACCGAATTCACCTTCCCCGCGGTGAGTTCTATCTCCTTCTCGACATCGATACCGGGCGTGATCTCCTGAATGTCAGCCCGGAGGAATCCTTGGCCATCATCGAGCGGCGCAGCAGAACGCCTTTGACGATGGAGGAGGGGGTTGCCCTCACGATGCAACATCCGGAATTGCTGACGGACAAAAAGAACTACAACTGCATTCAAATGGCCGGCTCGCGGAAAGCAGGCGATCAGCGAATACCGTCGATCTGGTTCAGCAAGGGGCGACCGCGCCTGGGTTGGTGCTGGGACAGGAACGTTCACACCTGGCTGGGCTCAGCTTCCGCCGCCCTCCGCCTCGGTGGCGCTAAGGTGAGCGTCGGGCTGGCTGCTTGA
- a CDS encoding DUF599 domain-containing protein, translating to MAGFGTLDLIAIAFFAAAWIGYLLAVEIGPHSRLSLNTLMNQRRERWIMESVKRENRIIDTQVMNGLQNGTAFFASTSLIAIGGSLTLLQSADRVVQVFADLPFATTTTRAAWEIKVIGLAVIFAYAFFKFSWSYRLFNYCAILIGAIPSWTEADKPETIAAAREAVAMNVVAGLHFNRGQRAFFFALAYLGWFISPWLFLIATAAVLTVMWRRQFASDSAAAVGAGRRKA from the coding sequence ATGGCCGGATTCGGGACGCTCGACCTCATCGCCATCGCCTTCTTCGCCGCCGCCTGGATCGGCTATCTGCTGGCCGTCGAGATCGGTCCGCACTCCAGGCTCAGCCTGAACACGCTGATGAACCAGCGCCGCGAGCGCTGGATCATGGAATCGGTGAAGCGCGAGAACCGCATCATCGACACGCAGGTGATGAACGGCCTGCAGAACGGCACCGCCTTCTTCGCCTCGACCTCGCTGATCGCCATCGGCGGCTCGCTGACGCTGCTGCAATCGGCCGATCGCGTCGTCCAGGTCTTCGCCGACCTGCCCTTCGCCACCACGACGACCCGCGCAGCCTGGGAGATCAAGGTGATCGGGCTCGCGGTGATCTTCGCCTATGCCTTCTTCAAGTTCAGCTGGAGCTACCGGCTGTTCAACTATTGCGCCATCCTGATCGGCGCGATCCCGTCATGGACCGAAGCCGACAAGCCGGAGACGATCGCCGCGGCGCGCGAGGCGGTGGCGATGAACGTCGTCGCAGGGCTCCACTTCAACCGCGGCCAACGAGCCTTCTTCTTTGCGCTGGCCTATCTCGGCTGGTTCATCTCGCCCTGGCTCTTCCTGATCGCCACCGCGGCGGTGCTGACTGTGATGTGGCGCCGGCAATTCGCCTCGGATTCGGCCGCCGCGGTCGGTGCGGGACGCCGCAAAGCTTGA
- a CDS encoding glycosyltransferase codes for MADHRELWDFNARTINALFGEALGSHRAAIGLPPVDNARDHVFTDRPLLASDPVLWPWRPTDLCDAIQTGAWILPDNRPLPAELMAFLEAGEPPIYVGFGSMFMQSAKDAARVAIEAIRAQGRRAVVLRGWADLALGDDVEDCFITGDVNQQALFPRMAAVMHHGGAGTTTAATRAGAPQVVVPQIVDQPYWAGRVAGLGIGAAHDGPTPTFESLSAALATALAPDTGARATAVARTIRSDGAEVAAKLLVDAIGGKSLR; via the coding sequence GTGGCCGACCATCGCGAATTGTGGGATTTCAACGCGCGGACCATCAACGCCTTGTTCGGCGAGGCGCTTGGGTCGCACCGCGCGGCGATCGGCCTGCCGCCGGTCGATAATGCCCGCGATCACGTCTTCACGGACCGGCCGCTCCTGGCATCGGACCCGGTCCTGTGGCCGTGGCGGCCGACGGACCTCTGCGACGCCATTCAGACAGGCGCCTGGATACTGCCTGACAACCGCCCGCTTCCAGCGGAGCTGATGGCCTTCCTGGAGGCGGGCGAACCGCCGATCTATGTCGGTTTCGGCAGCATGTTCATGCAGTCGGCAAAGGATGCCGCCCGCGTGGCCATCGAGGCGATCCGGGCGCAGGGCCGCCGCGCGGTCGTGCTGCGAGGCTGGGCCGATCTCGCACTGGGCGACGACGTGGAGGATTGCTTCATCACCGGCGACGTCAACCAGCAGGCGCTGTTTCCCCGGATGGCGGCCGTCATGCACCACGGCGGCGCCGGTACGACGACGGCGGCAACCCGGGCGGGCGCGCCGCAAGTGGTCGTCCCGCAGATCGTCGACCAGCCCTACTGGGCTGGCCGGGTGGCGGGACTGGGCATAGGCGCTGCACATGACGGTCCAACGCCGACCTTTGAGTCGTTGTCGGCAGCGCTCGCCACGGCGCTGGCGCCCGACACTGGAGCACGGGCGACCGCCGTGGCGCGCACGATCCGCAGCGACGGCGCGGAAGTCGCCGCGAAGCTGCTGGTCGACGCGATTGGCGGGAAATCACTGCGCTAG
- a CDS encoding glutathione S-transferase family protein: MLTIWGRISSINVQKVVWAAGEVGQPFERIDIGGKFGGNREPAYLAKNPNGQIPTLEDGEIVIWESSSIVRYLAARYGAGWIWEEDPAKRADADRWMDWMLSELQPSMTPAFWGLIRKTPGYTEPAAIDASIAKAEAKLDILEAHLAGRSYLAGERFGMADITVAPGAHRWLHMPVPQKDWPNIRRWYQHVSARPAAGPALPLPIS, translated from the coding sequence ATGCTGACGATCTGGGGGCGGATCAGCTCGATCAATGTCCAGAAGGTGGTCTGGGCCGCCGGCGAGGTCGGCCAGCCTTTCGAGCGCATCGATATCGGCGGCAAGTTTGGCGGCAATCGCGAGCCGGCCTATCTCGCCAAGAACCCGAACGGGCAGATTCCGACACTGGAGGATGGCGAGATCGTCATCTGGGAGTCGAGCAGCATCGTGCGCTATCTCGCCGCCCGCTATGGCGCCGGCTGGATCTGGGAGGAGGATCCGGCCAAGAGAGCGGATGCTGATCGCTGGATGGACTGGATGCTCTCCGAGTTGCAGCCTTCGATGACACCGGCCTTCTGGGGGCTGATCCGGAAGACGCCGGGTTATACAGAGCCGGCGGCAATCGACGCGTCGATCGCCAAGGCCGAAGCCAAGCTCGACATCCTCGAGGCACATCTGGCCGGGCGGAGCTATCTTGCTGGCGAGCGCTTCGGCATGGCCGACATTACAGTGGCGCCCGGCGCGCATCGCTGGCTCCACATGCCGGTACCGCAGAAGGACTGGCCCAATATCCGCCGCTGGTACCAGCATGTCTCGGCGCGCCCGGCGGCCGGCCCGGCACTACCGTTGCCGATCTCGTGA
- a CDS encoding isovaleryl-CoA dehydrogenase, translating into MLANAPRPFNFDLGETADAIRDTVHAFAQEKIAPRAEEIDKTNQFPRDLWPQMGALGLHGITVPEEYGGAGLGYLEHCVAIEEVSRASASVGLSYGAHSNLCVNQIARNGNAAQKAKYLPKLISGEHVGALAMSEPGSGSDVVSMRTKAVKKGDRYVLTGNKMWITNGPIAETLVVYAKTDPEAGSRGITAFLIEKGMKGFSTHQKLDKLGMRGSDTCELVFEECEVPEENVLGSVGRGANVLMSGLDYERVVLSAGPLGIMQAAMDIVLPYIHERKQFGQSIGEFQLVQGKVADMYVAMNSCKAYVYAVAKACDRSETTREDAAGAILIAAEKATQLALDAIQLLGGNGYINDYPTGRLLRDAKLYEIGAGTSEIRRMLIGRELFNKTK; encoded by the coding sequence ATGCTCGCCAACGCGCCCCGCCCCTTCAACTTCGACCTCGGCGAGACTGCCGATGCGATCCGCGACACCGTCCATGCCTTCGCGCAGGAGAAGATCGCGCCGCGCGCCGAGGAGATCGACAAGACCAACCAGTTCCCGCGCGATCTCTGGCCGCAAATGGGCGCGCTCGGCCTGCACGGCATCACCGTCCCGGAGGAATATGGCGGCGCCGGCCTCGGCTATCTCGAGCATTGCGTTGCGATCGAGGAGGTCTCGCGTGCCTCGGCCTCGGTCGGCCTCAGCTACGGCGCTCATTCCAATCTCTGCGTCAACCAGATCGCCCGCAACGGCAACGCCGCCCAGAAGGCGAAGTACCTGCCCAAGCTGATCTCCGGCGAGCATGTCGGCGCGCTCGCCATGTCCGAGCCCGGCTCCGGTTCCGATGTCGTCTCGATGCGGACCAAGGCGGTGAAGAAGGGCGACCGCTATGTCCTGACCGGCAACAAGATGTGGATCACCAACGGCCCGATCGCCGAGACTCTGGTGGTCTACGCCAAGACCGATCCGGAGGCCGGCTCGCGCGGCATCACCGCCTTCCTGATCGAGAAGGGCATGAAGGGTTTTTCGACCCATCAGAAGCTCGACAAGCTCGGCATGCGCGGCTCCGACACCTGCGAGCTCGTCTTCGAGGAGTGCGAGGTTCCCGAGGAGAACGTGCTCGGCTCGGTCGGCCGCGGCGCCAACGTGCTGATGAGCGGGCTCGACTATGAGCGCGTCGTGCTCTCGGCCGGTCCGCTCGGCATCATGCAGGCGGCGATGGACATCGTCCTGCCCTATATCCACGAGCGCAAGCAGTTCGGCCAGTCGATCGGCGAGTTCCAGCTCGTCCAGGGCAAGGTCGCCGACATGTATGTCGCGATGAACTCGTGCAAGGCCTATGTCTACGCCGTCGCCAAGGCCTGCGACCGTTCCGAGACCACCCGCGAGGACGCCGCCGGCGCCATTCTGATCGCCGCCGAGAAGGCGACGCAGCTGGCACTCGACGCGATCCAGCTGCTCGGCGGCAATGGCTATATCAACGACTACCCGACCGGCCGCCTGCTACGCGACGCCAAGCTCTACGAGATCGGCGCGGGAACCAGCGAGATCCGGCGCATGCTGATCGGCCGGGAGCTGTTCAACAAGACGAAGTGA
- a CDS encoding YdcF family protein, with protein MFFILSKILWFLASPVNLAIGGLVLASLLAFTRFSGPGRWLGLVCVFVLGLLAFSPLPRILVRPLEDRFPQQAVNSGKVDGIIVLGGAIGVAREDIVLNNAAARMTKAVELARAHPEAKLVFTGGGANLLSPVVKTEADGARLLFLGLGLPESRLVLEDKSRNTVENAVFTRRLVDPKPGERWLLVTSAWHMPRAMGVFRKAGFQVEAFPVDFLSSGERADFLRPYRKAARGLDIADDAFKEWAGLVAYYLAGYTDALFPGPAAAGAAR; from the coding sequence ATGTTCTTTATCCTTTCCAAGATCCTCTGGTTCCTGGCCTCGCCGGTGAACCTCGCCATTGGCGGGCTCGTGCTGGCGAGCCTGCTCGCCTTCACGCGCTTTTCCGGGCCGGGGCGTTGGCTCGGTCTCGTCTGCGTGTTCGTGCTCGGCCTGCTCGCCTTCAGCCCGCTGCCGCGCATCCTGGTCAGGCCGCTGGAGGACCGCTTCCCGCAGCAGGCGGTGAACTCCGGCAAGGTCGACGGCATCATCGTGCTCGGCGGCGCGATCGGCGTGGCGCGCGAGGACATCGTGCTCAACAATGCTGCGGCGCGGATGACCAAGGCGGTCGAGCTTGCCCGCGCCCATCCCGAGGCGAAGCTGGTCTTCACCGGCGGCGGCGCCAACCTGCTCTCGCCGGTGGTGAAGACCGAGGCTGATGGCGCGCGTCTGCTCTTCCTCGGGCTCGGCCTGCCGGAGAGCCGGCTCGTTCTCGAGGACAAGTCACGCAATACGGTTGAGAACGCCGTGTTCACCCGCCGCCTGGTCGATCCCAAGCCTGGCGAGCGCTGGCTCTTGGTGACCTCGGCCTGGCACATGCCGCGCGCCATGGGCGTGTTCCGCAAGGCGGGTTTCCAGGTCGAGGCCTTTCCGGTCGACTTCCTCTCCAGCGGCGAGCGCGCCGATTTTCTGCGACCCTATCGCAAGGCGGCGCGCGGGCTCGACATCGCCGACGACGCTTTCAAGGAATGGGCCGGGCTCGTCGCCTATTACCTCGCCGGCTATACGGATGCGCTGTTTCCGGGACCGGCAGCGGCAGGCGCCGCGCGATAA
- a CDS encoding lysozyme inhibitor LprI family protein, translated as MRGLFALSLILAPFLSTAALSQVPTNPVQSADRLQVANCVRQGLATSPACIGLVAVPCVGSASGDRREAEITCARREEAVWRERLTLAGATLERTLEAGARSQFAALQLAWQSYAVQKCAFYGASQPPTRSAGLQAGCELREVAERALEVERFAARQTRRPPAAPPQIIR; from the coding sequence ATGCGCGGTTTATTCGCCCTTTCGCTGATCCTGGCGCCGTTTCTGAGCACGGCTGCGCTCTCGCAAGTGCCGACCAACCCGGTGCAGTCAGCCGATCGTTTGCAGGTCGCGAACTGCGTACGGCAGGGCCTGGCTACGAGCCCGGCCTGCATCGGTCTCGTCGCGGTCCCCTGTGTCGGCTCGGCCAGTGGCGATCGGCGCGAGGCGGAGATAACGTGCGCAAGGCGCGAGGAGGCGGTCTGGCGCGAGCGGTTGACGCTGGCCGGCGCGACGCTGGAGCGGACCCTCGAAGCCGGGGCTCGCAGCCAGTTCGCGGCGCTGCAGCTCGCCTGGCAAAGCTACGCCGTGCAGAAATGCGCCTTCTATGGCGCATCCCAGCCGCCGACGCGCTCGGCCGGGCTGCAGGCTGGCTGCGAACTGCGCGAGGTTGCCGAACGGGCTCTCGAGGTCGAGCGCTTCGCGGCGCGGCAAACCCGCCGTCCGCCCGCAGCGCCGCCGCAGATCATCCGGTAG